A window of Candidatus Hydrogenedens sp. genomic DNA:
CACCTTTTTGGGGCATACCAATTTTTTTTACGATGCCTGTAAGTTGAGAGAATGCCCCTCGACAATGGATGACTACAGGTATATTTATTTCTTTTGCAATTTCTAATTGACGGATGAAAAATTTTTCTTGTAAATCGTAGGACGGAGTATCAATTTTCAGGTCTAAACCTATTTCCCCAATGGCTACAATTTTTTCTACTGAGTCTGAAGTTAAACGATTCAAGTCGTCGAAAAATTCTTCTTTTATATACCATGGATGGATACCCCATGTACATTCAATTTCTGGATATTTTTGGGAAAGTTCTAACGATTTATCCCATTGAGAAGGCTCGACGGAAGAGGTGATAAGTTTTATGATGCCTATTTTTTTAGCGTCGTCTAAAACAATATCCAGGTCATTGCTGAATTCTTGTGCTTCTAAATGGCAATGCACATCAATAATTTCCATTTTTGTTGTCCTTCATTAGTATAATTAATGATACTTTATTTTATGATTGGGAGTATACTGAACGTATTATAAATGTAATTACAGGAAGGAATTTAATTGAATAATCGGTGTAATGCGAAAATAATTGTTGATTGTCCTTCTTTTCAAGGAGGTAATGAGATATCAGGTTTGTGGCGTTGGATATGTGAAGGTAACTGGGCATGGGGTCTTGCTTCACCTCCTGGGAAGGGTAGAAGTCATTTAAATTATTTAAAACAGAAAGAGATTACACCGATAATCACTTCTTTTTTGGCACATCCTGAAAGTCGGCAACGTTTTTTTGAAGATAATAATATGTCTTTGATTAGACCTGAAGATGCC
This region includes:
- a CDS encoding TatD family hydrolase, yielding MEIIDVHCHLEAQEFSNDLDIVLDDAKKIGIIKLITSSVEPSQWDKSLELSQKYPEIECTWGIHPWYIKEEFFDDLNRLTSDSVEKIVAIGEIGLDLKIDTPSYDLQEKFFIRQLEIAKEINIPVVIHCRGAFSQLTGIVKKIGMPQKGGIIHAFKGSVEIVEQLLPLGFYFSFGCGITYRYSKKRQHVLNTIYPERILIETDSPDIPPAGKSDTRNIPSNITLVIKNLTEYLKCSENEIASQTTKNAKKIFNL